The Bordetella sp. FB-8 genome includes a window with the following:
- a CDS encoding exodeoxyribonuclease V subunit beta: MSIPSRQPSDHAARLRALDPAASFLVQAPAGSGKTELLTDRILALLATVSRPEEIVAITFTRKAASEMHARVLGKLGEALGPAPESEHARRSWELARAALARDAELGWQLLRHPARLAIRTIDSFCASLVRGMPCLSELGGMPELASDPQVHYAAAARATLAYADVSDEVRTLIRHMDVDVTAAGDAIADMLAQRDQWMPLLGAHGTDRETLERMLADAVAQDMQAAARAMPTAWQAALRAPARLAAAGLDEGGGDNPLAALRDWQADLACEADRLPQWQALAHLLLTQNGGLRSPKGVNKNLGFPAGSKHKEPFTQWLDGALLDASRWTARLHALRAAPPARLTDDQWRILGAQILTLQLAVVQLHERFAEAGEVDFIEIAQRAQRALGSADDPGELLLKLDASIRHLLVDEFQDTSLTQIRLLETLTAGWQAGDGRTLFLVGDPMQSIYRFRKAEVGLFLDAAEQGIGEIEPQFLSLTDNFRSQAGVVDWVNATFHGLFPQANDAAAGAIRYTRSQAFNPPMQGPAVRFHLAFGEHAADADRQAQNTTVDLVRQALAQADPDSRHPVAILVRARGHLGALVRRLTDEGIACRAVDLVPLARREVVADLVQLMRALAHPADRLAWLSVLRAPWCGLKLNSLHVLFGHDLRAPVPTLLAAALRAPRDPAQQTAQRGPWDTASEPCRAEQVLEPDEWIRLRRVADILLDTANGSGALPWAAWIESLWLRLGGAALYADGAADDAESLFALVERLAPHGGLDLARLDAALARLFAAPLSDASRADTDAPSHAVEVMTMHKSKGLQFDTVILYGLHRKPAGDKAPLVRIEQHGARVLFGPAKPRAEIEADPISRYLALREQRRSSYEVDRLLYVAATRARHALHLVAHVKVDPKTGESKVPAAGSLLGRLWDVVPAEQKQPSTQDNTRQAEEQALPPQGSPPLRRLAPEAVVQLAGQSWRQGNPGFGVQAPGSRSGWQDAGQPVWQREETYDAAIGTLAHAWLARMGLDGLQAWPPETLRECRSLMGRQLTRAGVPQSQAGHAAGVVLETLLATLEDERGRWLLSQSGARREWPLIDASGKVSVIDLAVSTEGGWLIVDYKTGVPLPGEAPADFAQRMRRRHGDQLERYCRNVTSMDGRPAQAALYFPRARAWIEL, encoded by the coding sequence ATGAGCATTCCGAGCCGCCAGCCTTCCGACCACGCCGCGCGCCTGCGCGCGCTGGATCCCGCGGCGTCTTTCCTGGTTCAGGCCCCGGCCGGTTCGGGCAAGACCGAGCTGCTGACCGATCGCATCCTGGCGCTGCTGGCCACGGTGTCGCGGCCCGAGGAAATCGTGGCCATTACCTTCACGCGCAAGGCCGCATCCGAAATGCATGCGCGCGTGCTGGGCAAATTGGGCGAAGCGCTGGGCCCGGCGCCGGAAAGCGAGCATGCCCGCCGCAGCTGGGAACTGGCCCGCGCGGCGCTGGCGCGCGATGCCGAGCTGGGTTGGCAACTGCTGCGCCACCCTGCGCGCCTGGCCATACGCACCATCGATTCATTCTGCGCCTCGCTGGTGCGCGGCATGCCGTGCCTGTCCGAGCTGGGCGGCATGCCCGAGCTGGCGAGCGATCCCCAAGTGCACTATGCCGCGGCAGCGCGCGCCACGCTGGCCTACGCCGATGTGTCGGATGAAGTCAGGACGTTGATCCGGCACATGGATGTCGATGTCACCGCCGCTGGCGATGCCATTGCGGACATGCTGGCGCAGCGCGATCAGTGGATGCCGTTGCTTGGCGCGCATGGCACCGATCGCGAAACGCTTGAGCGCATGCTGGCCGATGCGGTGGCCCAGGACATGCAGGCTGCGGCGCGCGCCATGCCCACGGCCTGGCAGGCCGCGCTGCGGGCGCCTGCCCGCCTGGCCGCTGCCGGGCTGGACGAGGGCGGGGGCGATAACCCGCTGGCCGCGCTGCGCGATTGGCAGGCGGACCTCGCTTGCGAGGCCGATCGATTGCCGCAATGGCAGGCGCTGGCTCATCTGCTGCTGACCCAGAATGGCGGCCTGCGCAGTCCCAAGGGCGTCAACAAGAACCTGGGCTTTCCCGCGGGAAGCAAGCACAAAGAACCGTTCACGCAATGGCTCGACGGCGCATTGCTCGACGCATCGCGCTGGACGGCCCGGCTGCATGCCCTGCGCGCCGCGCCGCCTGCGCGATTGACCGACGATCAGTGGCGGATTCTGGGCGCCCAGATCCTGACGCTGCAGTTGGCCGTGGTGCAGCTGCATGAGCGCTTCGCCGAAGCGGGCGAGGTCGATTTCATCGAAATCGCCCAGCGCGCGCAGCGGGCGCTGGGTTCGGCGGACGACCCGGGCGAACTGCTGCTCAAGCTCGATGCTTCGATTCGCCATCTGCTTGTCGACGAATTCCAGGACACCAGCCTGACGCAGATCCGCTTGCTGGAAACCCTGACCGCGGGATGGCAGGCCGGTGACGGCCGCACGCTCTTCCTGGTGGGCGACCCCATGCAGTCGATCTACCGTTTCCGCAAGGCCGAGGTGGGCCTGTTCCTGGATGCAGCCGAGCAGGGCATAGGCGAGATAGAGCCGCAATTTCTGAGCCTTACCGATAACTTTCGCTCCCAGGCCGGCGTGGTCGATTGGGTGAATGCGACCTTTCACGGTCTTTTTCCGCAGGCCAACGATGCCGCGGCCGGGGCAATACGCTATACGCGTTCGCAAGCCTTCAACCCGCCCATGCAAGGGCCGGCGGTGCGGTTCCATCTTGCGTTCGGCGAGCACGCGGCGGATGCGGACAGGCAGGCCCAGAACACTACTGTCGATCTGGTCCGCCAGGCTTTGGCGCAGGCCGATCCGGACAGCCGCCATCCCGTGGCGATCCTGGTTCGGGCGCGCGGGCACCTGGGCGCACTGGTGCGGCGCCTGACCGACGAGGGCATAGCCTGCCGCGCTGTGGACTTGGTGCCGCTGGCGCGGCGCGAGGTGGTGGCCGATCTGGTGCAACTGATGCGTGCCCTGGCGCATCCGGCCGATCGCCTGGCCTGGTTGTCGGTGTTGCGTGCGCCGTGGTGCGGACTCAAACTCAATTCGCTGCATGTGCTCTTCGGCCACGATCTGCGCGCGCCCGTGCCGACCCTGCTCGCGGCGGCCTTGCGCGCGCCGCGCGACCCGGCGCAGCAAACGGCGCAGCGCGGTCCGTGGGACACAGCCAGCGAACCCTGCCGCGCCGAGCAGGTGTTGGAACCCGACGAATGGATCCGCCTGCGACGCGTGGCCGACATCTTGCTCGATACGGCCAACGGCAGCGGTGCCTTGCCCTGGGCCGCCTGGATCGAGTCGCTGTGGCTGCGCCTGGGCGGTGCGGCCCTGTATGCGGACGGCGCGGCCGACGATGCGGAAAGCCTGTTCGCGCTGGTCGAGCGTCTGGCCCCGCACGGCGGACTCGATCTTGCGCGCCTGGATGCCGCGCTGGCTCGCCTGTTTGCCGCCCCGCTGTCCGACGCGTCACGCGCAGACACGGATGCGCCCTCGCATGCGGTCGAGGTCATGACGATGCACAAGTCCAAGGGACTGCAATTTGACACGGTCATTCTGTATGGTTTGCATCGGAAACCGGCCGGCGACAAGGCGCCGCTGGTGCGCATCGAACAGCACGGCGCCCGCGTCCTGTTCGGTCCGGCCAAGCCACGCGCGGAAATCGAAGCCGACCCCATTTCGCGCTATCTGGCTCTGCGCGAACAGCGCCGATCCAGCTACGAAGTCGACCGCCTGCTCTATGTGGCCGCCACGCGCGCGCGCCATGCTCTGCACCTGGTGGCCCATGTCAAAGTCGATCCGAAGACGGGCGAGTCCAAGGTGCCCGCGGCCGGCAGCCTGCTGGGCCGCCTGTGGGATGTGGTGCCGGCGGAACAGAAGCAGCCTTCGACGCAAGACAATACTCGGCAAGCCGAAGAACAGGCACTGCCGCCGCAGGGTAGCCCGCCTCTGCGGCGCCTGGCTCCCGAAGCCGTGGTGCAACTGGCGGGGCAGTCCTGGCGGCAAGGCAATCCCGGCTTCGGCGTTCAGGCTCCGGGCAGCCGATCAGGGTGGCAGGACGCCGGTCAGCCGGTCTGGCAGCGGGAGGAAACCTACGACGCGGCCATCGGTACGCTGGCCCACGCCTGGCTGGCACGCATGGGCCTGGACGGCCTGCAGGCCTGGCCGCCCGAAACCCTGCGCGAGTGCCGGTCCTTGATGGGCCGCCAGCTCACGCGCGCCGGCGTGCCGCAATCGCAGGCCGGTCACGCGGCCGGCGTCGTGCTCGAGACCCTGCTGGCCACGTTGGAGGACGAACGCGGTCGCTGGCTCCTGTCGCAATCCGGCGCGCGCCGGGAGTGGCCGCTGATCGATGCCAGCGGCAAGGTATCGGTGATCGACTTGGCCGTCAGTACCGAAGGCGGCTGGCTCATCGTCGATTACAAGACAGGCGTGCCTCTGCCTGGCGAAGCGCCGGCGGATTTCGCCCAGCGCATGCGTCGCCGCCATGGCGACCAGCTTGAACGCTATTGCCGCAACGTCACATCCATGGATGGCCGCCCAGCCCAAGCCGCGCTGTATTTCCCGAGAGCCAGAGCCTGGATCGAGCTCTGA